A window of Fragaria vesca subsp. vesca linkage group LG7, FraVesHawaii_1.0, whole genome shotgun sequence contains these coding sequences:
- the LOC101293520 gene encoding homeobox-leucine zipper protein HAT3-like translates to MSDKNDELGLSLGLGLGYGANRSSSFSSFHLNLMQNPPDTTLNLQRVFGFTDRNATSFRRVIDVNQLPAAVGDFDDENGVSSPNSTVSSQSGKRSERGDENEAERTSCSLGGSDDEDGNGGGDTSKKKLRLTKEQSLLLEDLFKDQHTLNTRQKQELAQKLNLSARQVEVWFQNRRARTKLKQTEVDCEQLRKCCENLTEENKRLQKEVQELRALKLSPQFYMQMNPPTTLTMCPSCQCVAVSSSSAASSATATTASSTVPVTGPTGNPGLPAIQMPVPISPWATLPIPHHRPVDAPASQS, encoded by the exons ATGAGTGACAAGAATGATGAGTTGGGTTTGAGTCTGGGTCTAGGTTTAGGTTATGGAGCCAACCGGTCTTCTTCCTTCTCCTCTTTTCACTTGAATCTCATGCAGAATCCTCCAGACACAACCCTCAATCTTCAGCGAGTTTTTGGATTCACTG ATCGAAATGCGACGTCGTTTCGGCGAGTAATCGACGTGAACCAGCTTCCGGCGGCGGTGGGGGATTTCGACGACGAAAACGGCGTGTCGTCTCCCAACAGCACAGTGTCTAGCCAGAGCGGGAAGAGGAGCGAGAGAGGCGACGAGAACGAGGCGGAGAGGACGTCGTGCTCGCTCGGCGGGAGCGACGACGAGGACGGCAATGGCGGCGGCGACACGTCGAAGAAGAAGCTCCGGCTCACCAAGGAGCAGTCTCTGCTGCTTGAGGACTTGTTCAAGGACCAACACACTCTCAACACG AGGCAAAAGCAGGAGTTGGCACAGAAGTTGAACCTGAGTGCAAGACAAGTGGAGGTTTGGTTTCAGAACAGGAGGGCAAG GACTAAGTTGAAGCAAACAGAGGTGGACTGTGAGCAGCTAAGAAAGTGCTGTGAGAATCTAACAGAAGAGAACAAGAGGTTGCAGAAAGAAGTGCAAGAGCTGAGGGCACTCAAGCTTTCGCCACAGTTCTACATGCAAATGAACCCTCCCACAACTCTCACCATGTGCCCTTCATGCCAATGTGTGGCTGTCTCATCCTCATCGGCGGCATCTTCTGCTACTGCTACTACTGCTTCCTCCACAGTTCCGGTCACTGGCCCTACTGGCAACCCAGGGCTCCCAGCAATCCAAATGCCTGTTCCAATCAGCCCTTGGGCTACATTGCCAATCCCACATCATCGACCAGTTGATGCACCTGCATCTCAGTCGTGA
- the LOC101293231 gene encoding actin-related protein 2/3 complex subunit 5-like, whose amino-acid sequence MADEHVEADNAEAIIARIEHKSRKIESLLKQYRPVEALKTALEGSPPNTRDERCKSANWIMVHRAIMAIKDVDGMFSSLDPEYYDILMKYLYRGLSTGDRPTCDQCLRIHEKLTERAGLGCILRSLSDTVNTV is encoded by the exons ATGGCAGACGAACATGTAGAAGCCGATAACGCAGAGGCCATAATCGCCCGAATCGAGCACAAATCTCGAAAGATCGAAAGCTTACTCAAACA GTACAGACCCGTCGAAGCTCTCAAAACCGCCCTTGAAGGCTCGCCTCCCAACACCAGAGACGAACGATGCAAG TCTGCGAATTGGATAATGGTGCATAGAGCTATTATGGCCATAAAAGATGTGGATGGGATGTTTTCTTCTTTGGATCCTGAGTACTATGACATTCTCATGAA GTACTTATATAGAGGCTTGTCAACTGGAGATCGTCCCACGTGCGACCAGTGCCTTCGAATTCATGAAAAATTAACAGAGAGAGCAGGTTTGGGATGCATACTACGTTCCCTTTCAGACACTGTGAATACAGTATGA
- the LOC101293818 gene encoding protein AATF-like produces MGVPSKRSRKAPESDSDFEDDGDLDSHDLNMEEEEDGFEDEEEEDNEFEDEEEGESDDEEEEDGEEGEEEANGDKDAEMEELEKEAMDIRHEQQDILKNLKHHKGEDILKGQALTNQKVIWDKTLEFRFLLQKPFSSSNRLPQEPVRSQFCGSHEDVNAAYSDLVASSKKTLNSLLELQEALVEKNPAITQDATSGNSGRSKHSEPSKNIGVDGDEDWSRISNLLSRMATFRNKEIDKWQTRAQVNTGAASIKGRLQAFNQSISQQVAAYMRDPSRMVRQMQMRQSAVGVFGTVLKGEDTPKGEELQSDAVAQADGDPELLDDSEFYQQLLKEFFETIDPTSSETAFYSLKKMQSKKRKIVDRRASKSRKIRYNVHEKIVNFMAPEPRVLPPMFPDLNCLFGLKNSKPASVVQ; encoded by the exons ATGGGGGTGCCTTCAAAGCGGTCGAGAAAGGCGCCGGAGAGTGACAGTGATTTCGAGGACGACGGTGATTTGGATAGCCATGACCTAAAT ATGGAGGAAGAAGAGGATGGATTTGAGGATGAGGAGGAAGAAGATAATGAATTTGAGGATGAGGAGGAAGGAGAATCGGATGACGAAGAAGAGGAGGATGGAGAAGAGGGGGAGGAGGAAGCAAATGGTGATAAAGATGCTGAGATGGAAGAACTTGAGAAAGAAGCTATGGATATTCGTCATGAACAGCA AGACATTCTCAAGAATCTAAAGCATCACAAGGGTGAAGATATTCTTAAAGGTCAAGCACTGACGAACCAAAAG GTTATCTGGGACAAAACTCTTGAGTTCAGATTCTTGCTTCAGAAACCATTCTCAAGTTCAAATAGATTACCACAG GAACCAGTTCGGTCTCAATTCTGTGGATCACATGAGGATGTGAATGCAGCATACTCCGATCTAGTTGCATCATCAAAGAAGACTTTAAATTCTCTTCTAGAACTGCAAGAG GCTTTGGTTGAAAAGAACCCAGCTATCACACAAGATGCAACAAGTG GTAACTCTGGACGATCTAAGCATTCAGAACCATCTAAGAACATTGGTGTTGACGGTGATGAGGATTGGTCAAGAATTTCTAACTTGCTTTCAAG AATGGCTACTTTTAGAAACAAAGAAATTGACAAATGGCAAACGAGGGCACAGGTCAACACAGGTGCTGCTTCTATTAAAGGCAGACTTCAAGCTTTTAATCAG AGTATTAGTCAACAAGTTGCTGCCTACATGAGAGATCCAAGCAGAATGGTTAGGCAGATGCAGATGAGGCAATCAGCAGTTGGTGTATTTGGGACT GTTCTTAAGGGGGAGGATACTCCAAAGGGAGAG GAATTGCAATCTGATGCTGTTGCACAAGCAGATGGTGACCCTGAACTTTTGGATGATTCGGAGTTTTACCAGCAATTACTAAAAGAATTTTTTGAGACAATTGACCCAACATCTTCTG AAACAGCCTTTTATTCTCTGAAAAAGATGCAGTCTAAGAAGAGGAAGATTGTTGATAGACGAGCCTCAAAGAGTCGAAAGATAAG GTATAATGTTCATGAGAAGATTGTAAATTTCATGGCTCCCGAGCCTAGGGTTCTTCCTCCTATGTTCCCTGACCTCAATTGTTTGTTCGGATTGAAGAACTCAAAACCAGCTTCTGTAGTACAGTAG
- the LOC101292931 gene encoding F-box/kelch-repeat protein At3g06240-like: protein MAEGLRHQNKQPVISGGRPHIESDDLLIDILSRLPVKTLVRFRCVCKSWRALISDSHLVTTHLRRSNRRRLLFSLAPYQSIDIRVLNDVVCHYLISKHFRPVVLPVYIGALKIVGSCNGLVCLLGNSELIVVWNPSTRHARLLTVPNEFRFGSIRFYGFGYDSTIDDYKVVVGHTSMKNGTRTTTVVIVQLKTESWRTFDCVDYVHLLGQGCLVNGALHWVEMAWKEVLMIQPVLHARIMSFDLAEETFREFIPLSYLSRDERLISARVGIAEDSLFVYLFTDSGITMWVMKEYRVNGTWTKETQIPTKTPHLPQKFCYCNPICILENGEVLINSGDLMLYNPNGGGNRNVLGTPADLAPEPVMYLESLVSPFKEDN from the coding sequence ATGGCCGAAGGACTCCGGCACCAAAACAAGCAACCCGTCATCTCCGGCGGCCGACCTCACATCGAATCCGACGATCTCCTTATCGACATTCTCTCAAGACTCCCAGTCAAAACCCTAGTTCGATTCCGCTGCGTCTGCAAGTCATGGCGGGCTTTGATCTCCGATTCTCACTTGGTCACGACCCACCTCCGCCGCTCTAACCGCCGCAGGCTGCTTTTCTCACTCGCGCCTTACCAATCTATTGACATCAGAGTGCTAAACGACGTCGTTTGCCACTACTTAATCAGTAAGCATTTCCGACCTGTTGTGCTACCTGTATATATTGGAGCTTTGAAAATTGTGGGTTCTTGCAATGGACTGGTTTGTTTATTGGGAAATTCGGAGTTGATTGTCGTGTGGAACCCTAGTACTAGACATGCCAGGTTGTTGACAGTGCCCAATGAGTTTCGTTTCGGTAGCATAAGGTTTTATGGGTTTGGTTATGATTCCACCATTGATGACTATAAGGTTGTAGTTGGCCACACAAGTATGAAAAATGGTACTCGTACAACCACAGTTGTGATTGTTCAGCTCAAAACCGAGTCTTGGAGGACTTTTGATTGCGTCGATTATGTTCATTTGCTTGGGCAAGGGTGCTTGGTGAATGGTGCTTTACATTGGGTTGAGATGGCATGGAAAGAGGTGTTGATGATTCAGCCTGTGCTTCATGCAAGGATCATGTCTTTTGATTTAGCAGAGGAGACATTTCGGGAGTTTATTCCGTTGTCATATCTTAGTCGGGATGAAAGGCTTATCTCTGCTCGGGTTGGAATTGCTGAAGATAGTCTCTTTGTATATTTGTTTACAGATAGTGGAATTACAATGTGGGTGATGAAAGAATATAGGGTTAATGGGACTTGGACGAAAGAGACGCAAATTCCTACAAAGACACCTCACCTTCCTCAAAAATTCTGTTACTGTAATCCTATATGCATTTTAGAGAATGGTGAAGTTTTGATAAATTCTGGTGACTTGATGCTGTATAATCCAAATGGAGGGGGAAATAGGAATGTTCTCGGCACTCCTGCGGATTTGGCCCCTGAACCAGTTATGTACCTGGAGAGTTTAGTTTCGCCATTTAAGGAAGATAACTGA
- the LOC101292632 gene encoding peptidyl-prolyl cis-trans isomerase FKBP20-2, chloroplastic-like — MLMVPSSLSYKTISPTPSTHFSHNKQIFQCCSSQNSRHHRAESGGISHFEENLNRRLVMFLSVTTTLFPNLSSSAKTKIKSPFDERRLLEQNKRIQKENNVPEDFPSFIREGFQVKVVTPENYTTRESGLIYRDFAVGEGDCPQAGQQVMFHYVGYNESGRRIDSSYNQGAPARIRMGTNALVPGFEEGIRDMKPGGKRRIIIPPELGPPVGPSTFFSSKQFEVFDVELLSIQNCVRRTIAAFYSDFVCE; from the exons ATGCTGATGGTTCCCTCGTCTCTCTCTTATAAAACCA TATCTCCCACACCAAGCACTCATTTCAGTCACAATAAACAAATATTCCAATGCTGTTCAAGTCAGAACTCGAGACATCACAG GGCAGAGAGTGGTGGTATATCACATTTTGAAGAGAATTTGAATCGGAGGCTTGTGATGTTCCTTTCAGTCACAACTACTTTGTTCCCAAATTTATCTTCTTCTGCGAAAACAAAAATTAAAAGTCCATTTGATGAAAGACGCTTGCTGGAGCAAAACAAGCGTATACAGAAAGAAAATAATGTACCTGAAGACTTTCCAAGTTTCATTAGAGAAG GTTTTCAGGTTAAGGTGGTAACTCCAGAAAACTACACAACACGTGAGTCAGGGCTTATATATCGTGATTTTGCAGTTGGTGAGGGTGATTGCCCACAGGCTGGTCAGCAG GTTATGTTCCACTATGTTGGCTACAACGAGTCAGGCCGTCGCATAGATAGCAGCTACAATCAAGGTGCTCCGGCCAGAATACGCATGGGAACAAATGCATTGGTCCCAG GATTTGAAGAGGGAATCCGTGACATGAAACCTGGGGGCAAAAGAAGAATAATCATTCCACCAGAACTTGGACCACCG GTAGGACCTTCCACCTTTTTCAGCTCAAAACAGTTTGAAGTTTTTGATGTTGAACTGCTAAGCATTCAAAACTGTGTAAGGAGGACCATAGCTGCTTTTTACTCTGATTTTGTTTGCGAATAG
- the LOC101295089 gene encoding TMV resistance protein N-like: protein MALVRYAAQNSSSSNTTSSPCRYHVFLSFRGKDTRKNFSDHLYTALVNARFRTFRDEDELERGEGINPGIERAIRQSRSSVIVFSKDFASSNWCLDEVVMILERKRVTSDHVVLPVFYNVDPSQVRKQTGSFGEAFGRHQNTQPSNKVKEWKDALTKVADLGGMVLRNQDDGYESKFIKTIVKEIGDKLSRTVPLSVGTNLIGIHARANKINRWIQDGPNDVGIHVIFGMSGIGKTTVAKHVYNSNFRNFEGSSFIENIRQTSDQINGIVKLQKQLLHDILNGREVRIRNSSEGKSAIEDAISCKRILLVFDDVDHMDQFDALLTMRDRFHKGSKIIITTRRAWVLKAQGITKVHYVRALNESESLTLFSLHAFRQEHPIEGYMELTEKFVRHCAGLPLALRVLGSSLFGEDVAVWESALRKVESIPNSEIVHKLRMSFDALDKHDQEVFLHIACFFIGNEKDYTVDVLDGCEFYTTIGIINLIDRCLVGIGANNKLVMHDMVRDMGRGIVRLAAEEPRKRSRLWHHNESFKVLKEKNGTKKIEGLELNMQRHLGVTTPSKNLNEIILETNAFARMHKLRLLRLSHVKLTGRYEEIPTGLRMLCWIAFPLDSIPNDFHLENLVVLEMQYSSLRQILNGTKCFPSLKILDLSHSHGLIATVDFSRCPSLEKLTLMDCEGLIDVHESIGNLDRLVYLNMKDCRSLRRLPKTIGMLKLLDTLLISGCSNLNNSSIEMIRSMESLKVLELDRIPMNRLFTLSVEVKSGTYLPCSLLSLSLSGCNLTDEAFPVDFASLSLLKSLNLSENPISGLPNCVKGLTRLERLSLENCLSLKSLVELPKLDHMIVSGCTALERITYQSSWCAGPNASGRNHSLVEWEYQYKLEPISSVDVEILNFLGLRKLDFENMPEVRMCKPYQGYDIIHQGGIQGLHEYDCTSSYFFRGRKINMFSTFLPGNEVPGQFSHRSIDGSSSISLTVPLPSLNDDPRIRGFNIFIVYAVSDNEDKRYSSSNNQGSITINVVNESNGDNWHYAPVYHGVPGKGEDMIWLTHWNMQNQVKGGDQVAVSLSPEHVRFRYQVKEWGIQVVQEKQIETTGGDLLASDEPLRGADKEGDYEEVVVDDPIPASAMRGGGNNNNDQGLRRWKVLIISAIVLCAAISVAHRFEDTNVDTNVAKTVTNADNEEQQRDEDDKFEVATDGRNDRERCPRKWKVPIIAAVMLITYLSVGWFFSARDVYMESILVPT, encoded by the exons ATGGCTCTTGTCAGATATGCAGCCCAAAATTCCTCCTCTTCCAATACTACATCTTCTCCATGTAGGTATCATGTGTTCTTGAGTTTCAGAGGGAAAGACACTCGAAAGAACTTCAGTGATCACCTCTACACTGCCCTTGTCAACGCCCGCTTTCGAACTTTCCGAGACGAAGATGAACTCGAGAGAGGGGAAGGTATCAACCCAGGAATTGAGAGAGCCATTCGACAGTCAAGAAGTTCTGTTATTGTGTTCTCAAAGGACTTTGCTTCTTCGAATTGGTGTCTTGACGAGGTAGTAATGATCCTTGAACGCAAAAGGGT GACCTCAGATCATGTAGTTTTACCAGTCTTCTACAATGTGGATCCATCCCAAGTGAGGAAGCAGACGGGTAGTTTTGGGGAGGCATTCGGCAGACACCAAAACACTCAACCTTCGAACAAGGTTAAAGAATGGAAGGACGCACTTACAAAAGTTGCAGATCTTGGAGGGATGGTCTTGAGGAACCAAGATGATGG GTACGAGTCAAAATTTATCAAAACTATTGTTAAAGAGATAGGTGACAAGCTTAGTCGTACAGTACCACTAAGCGTTGGCACTAACCTGATTGGAATTCATGCTCGAGCCAACAAGATTAATCGATGGATACAAGATGGACCAAATGATGTCGGCATACATGTAATTTTTGGGATGTCTGGAATAGGGAAGACGACAGTTGCAAAACATGTCTATAATTCAAACTTCAGAAATTTCGAAGGAAGCAGCTTCATTGAAAATATCAGACAAACCTCAGATCAAATCAATGGCATTGTTAAATTACAAAAACAGCTCCTTCATGATATTTTGAATGGAAGAGAAGTAAGGATACGAAATTCTAGCGAAGGAAAATCTGCGATTGAAGATGCCATAAGCTGTAAAAGAATTCTTCTTGTTTTCGATGATGTGGATCATATGGATCAGTTTGATGCATTACTTACGATGAGAGATCGATTCCATAAAGGAAGTAAAATCATCATAACAACCAGGCGTGCATGGGTATTAAAGGCTCAAGGAATTACTAAGGTGCATTATGTTCGAGCTTTGAATGAAAGTGAATCTCTGACGCTCTTCAGTTTGCATGCTTTTCGACAAGAACATCCTATTGAAGGCTACATGGAACTGACTGAAAAATTTGTACGCCACTGTGCAGGGCTACCATTAGCTCTTCGAGTTTTGGGTTCTTCCCTATTCGGGGAAGATGTAGCTGTATGGGAGAGTGCATTAAGAAAAGTAGAATCTATCCCGAATAGTGAAATCGTGCATAAACTCAGAATGAGTTTTGATGCACTGGATAAACACGACCAGGAAGTGTTCCTCCACATCGCTTGTTTCTTTATTGGAAATGAGAAAGATTACACAGTTGACGTACTAGATGGATGTGAGTTCTATACAACTATTGGCATCATAAATCTCATTGATAGATGCTTAGTAGGAATTGGCGCCAATAACAAGCTGGTGATGCATGACATGGTTCGTGATATGGGAAGAGGAATTGTTCGCCTAGCAGCAGAGGAGCCTCGGAAGCGTAGTAGATTATGGCATCACAATGAATCTTTCAAAGTATTGAAAGAAAAGAAT GGTACAAAAAAAATTGAGGGCCTTGAATTGAACATGCAAAGGCACCTGGGAGTCACTACTCCTTCAAAGAATTTGAATGAGATCATCTTGGAAACCAATGCATTTGCAAGGATGCACAAACTAAGACTGCTCCGGCTTAGTCATGTGAAACTCACTGGACGCTATGAAGAAATTCCTACAGGATTGAGAATGTTGTGTTGGATTGCATTTCCTTTGGATTCTATACCAAATGATTTTCATTTGGAGAACCTAGTTGTTCTGGAAATGCAGTATAGCAGCTTGAGACAAATCTTGAACGGAACGAAG TGTTTTCCATCTTTGAAGATCCTTGATCTCAGTCATTCTCATGGCCTTATTGCAACCGTCGACTTCTCTCGTTGTCCCAGTTTAGAGAAATTGACTCTCATGGATTGTGAAGGCTTGATTGATGTCCATGAATCCATTGGAAACCTAGACAGACTAGTTTATTTGAATATGAAAGATTGCAGAAGTCTTAGGAGGCTCCCAAAGACAATTGGTATGCTAAAGCTACTCGACACACTTCTTATATCTGGCTGCTCAAATCTTAACAACTCTTCAATAGAGATGATCAGAAGCATGGAATCGCTGAAAGTGCTTGAACTGGATAGAATTCCAATGAATCGATTATTCACACTCAGTGTGGAGGTGAAATCAGGGACTTATTTACCATGCTCTTTATTATCTTTAAGTCTTAGCGGGTGCAATCTCACTGATGAAGCTTTTCCTGTCGATTTTGCTAGCCTATCCTTATTGAAAAGTTTAAATCTAAGTGAGAATCCAATTTCTGGCCTCCCAAATTGCGTCAAGGGTCTGACAAGGCTAGAAAGACTCTCTCTCGAGAACTGTTTGAGCCTCAAATCCCTTGTAGAGCTACCAAAATTAGACCACATGATTGTATCCGGTTGCACAGCATTGGAAAGAATAACATACCAGTCAAGTTGGTGTGCCGGGCCTAACGCAAGTGGTAGGAACCACAGCCTAGTTGAGTGGGAATACCAATATAAGCTGGAACCGATTAGTAGTGTTGATGTTGAGATTCTTAATTTTCTGGGCTTGAGAAAATTGGACTTTGAAAATATGCCAGAGGTTCGGATGTGCAAACCATATCAAGGTTACGATATAATCCATCAGGGTGGAATCCAG GGACTGCATGAGTATGATTGTACAAGCTCGTATTTTTTTCGAGGAAGAAAGATAAATATGTTCAGCACATTTCTTCCTGGGAATGAGGTTCCAGGCCAATTTAGCCATAGATCAATTGACGGCTCCTCCTCAATATCATTAACTGTGCCCTTGCCTTCACTTAATGATGATCCCAGAATCCGAGGGTTTAACATCTTCATTGTCTATGCAGTTTCTGACAATGAGGATAAAAGATATTCTTCTAGTAATAACCAGGGTTCAATAACTATCAACGTCGTTAATGAGAGCAATGGTGACAACTGGCATTATGCACCAGTATATCATGGTGTTCCGGGCAAGGGAGAAGACATGATATGGTTAACCCATTGGAATATGCAGAATCAAGTAAAAGGTGGAGATCAAGTTGCTGTTTCACTCTCGCCAGAACATGTCAGGTTTCGGTATCAGGTTAAGGAGTGGGGGATCCAGGTTGTGCAGGAGAAGCAAATAGAGACCACTGGTGGAGATTTGTTAGCATCTGATGAGCCATTGAGGGGAGCAG ATAAAGAAGGAGATTATGAAGAAGTGGTAGTGGATGATCCTATTCCAGCATCAGCAATGAGGGGTGGCGGCAACAACAACAACGATCAGGGCCTCAGAAGGTGGAAGGTGCTCATCATTTCCGCTATCGTCCTTTGTGCTGCCATCAGTGTTGCTCATCGTTTTGAGGACACTAATGTCGACACAAATGTAGCTAAAACTGTCACTAATGCAG ACAATGAAGAACAACAACGGGATGAAGATGACAAGTTTGAAGTTGCCACTGACGGCAGAAACGACCGTGAACGGTGTCCCAGAAAGTGGAAGGTGCCCATCATCGCTGCTGTCATGTTAATTACATATCTATCTGTTGGCTGGTTCTTTTCCGCGAGAGACGTATACATGGAGTCCATTTTGGTTCCTACATGA
- the LOC101294108 gene encoding uncharacterized protein LOC101294108 produces MLQSRTVGKNKKMNTIKTSQPRPQTRQQSQAQSEHAFATPTRTQIEMFGEAGQDVSYAQARKTRGITQGLGTQALINACKQRIPIRPNGERKLPQTVRANVKFRSEIGIQTRQNAPLMVKRWKEVTAVDKEDVIKGLAIKFDFDYTDPVVKKFIDAHMAKSYSLWRSRLNQHYKQHAYDPEYARAHPPLKLFHNRKMAEWEWLCDELFTDEDYQKRCKINSANRNKQEYDHLESLPPYPKLIAVAQEMPVESTKKDSEYDEEEDDVDDNGIGDDDDDDNDVDYNVHDDYAGFNDNVDVNDEDDVGGNVGRNVEVEVDNAEEHGNQSVSTNTEKSSEKRKLYFTNVHGERSKKRHEVAQEQRFTDSAPLRANDEVQSASKEVSDEKYLMQCFGILNKMDEIDDDSYSKALKLFRGDPTWRKLFVGMPEKRRKNFILNLYCT; encoded by the exons ATGTTGCAATCAAGAACAGTGGGCAAGAACAAGAAGATGAATACAATCAAGACAAGCCAGCCACGCCCACAAACGCGTCAACAATCACAAGCACAATCAGAACATGCATTTGCCACCCCTACTAGGACGCAAATAGAAATGTTTG GTGAAGCAGGTCAGGATGTTTCTTATGCACAGGCGAGGAAAACCCGTGGCATTACACAGGGGTTGGGAACTCAAGCTCTGATCAATGCTTGCAAGCAGAGGATTCCAATCCGGCCAAATGGCGAGCGCAAGCTCCCACAGACTGTTCGAGCCAATGTTAAGTTTAGGTCAGAGATTGGGATACAAACGCGCCAGAATGCTCCCCTTATGGTCAAGCGCTGGAAAGAAGTCACTGCAGTGGATAAGGAAGATGTCATCAAGGGCTTGGCG ATTAAGTTTGACTTCGATTATACGGACCCGGTTGTAAAGAAATTTATTGACGCTCATATGGCCAAGTCGTACTCACTATGGAGGAGCAGACTGAACCAACATTACAAGCAGCATGCTTATGACCCGGAATATGCACGGGCACACCCTCCCTTAAAGCTGTTTCATAATAGAAAAATGGCTGAATGGGAGTGGCTGTGTGATGAATTATTCACAGATGAGGACTATCAG AAACGTTGCAAGATAAACTCTGCTAACCGAAATAAGCAAGAATATGATCATCTTGAGAGTTTACCTCCCTATCCGAAACTTATAGCAGTTGCACAAGAG ATGCCAGTAGAATCAACAAAAAAGGATTCTGAGTATGATGAGGAAGAGGATGATGTTGATGATAATGGGATTGGTGATGATGATGATGATGATAATGATGTTGATTATAATGTTCATGATGATTATGCTGGTTTTAATGATAATGTTGATGTTAATGATGAGGATGATGTTGGAGGTAATGTTGGAAGAAACGTAGAAGTTGAGGTTGATAATGCTGAAGAGCATGGAAATCAAAGTGTATCCACCAATACTGAGAAAAGTAGTGAAAAGAGAAAGCTCTACTTTACCAATGTGCATGGTGAACGTTCAAAGAAGAGACATGAAGTAGCTCAAGAGCAAAGGTTTACCGATTCTGCACCCCTGCGTGCTAATGATGAGGTCCAATCAGCTTCAAAGGAGGTTAGCGATGAAAAATACTTGATGCAATGTTTTGGAATTTTGAACAAGATGGACGAAATTGATGATGACAGTTACTCAAAAGCCTTGAAGCTCTTCCGCGGGGATCCTACTTGGAGAAAGCTGTTTGTGGGAATGCCAGAGAAGAGGAGAAAAAACTTCATCCTCAATCTTTACTGTACATGA
- the LOC101295379 gene encoding proteasome subunit beta type-4-like has protein sequence MEPNQAKLSLLYSPEASQSQRTLNPNVTGTSVVALKYKDGVLMAADMGGSYGSTLRYKSIERMKPIGKHSLIGASGEISDFQEVLRYLDELTLQDSMCDDGNSLGPKEIHNYLSCVMYNRRNKFNPLWNSFVLAGVKKKPGVDKSETYLGLVNMIGVNFEDDHVATGFGNHLARPILRDEWREDLSFEEGVRLLEKCMRVLLYRDRSAVNKLQIANITEKGVTISQPYSLKTFWGFSAFQNPTAGAQGS, from the coding sequence ATGGAACCGAACCAGGCGAAACTCAGCCTACTGTACTCCCCAGAAGCCTCTCAGTCTCAGAGAACACTGAATCCTAACGTGACTGGCACGTCTGTTGTGGCTCTCAAATACAAAGATGGAGTTTTGATGGCTGCAGATATGGGGGGTTCCTATGGATCCACCCTCCGATACAAGAGCATCGAACGAATGAAGCCTATCGGAAAGCATTCTCTCATCGGTGCAAGTGGAGAAATAAGTGATTTCCAGGAGGTGCTACGTTATCTTGATGAGCTCACCTTGCAGGACAGCATGTGTGATGATGGAAACTCTTTGGGACCTAAAGAGATCCACAACTACTTGAGCTGTGTGATGTACAACAGGCGTAACAAGTTTAATCCGCTGTGGAACTCGTTTGTCCTTGCTGGAGTGAAGAAGAAACCTGGAGTTGATAAGAGTGAGACATACCTTGGACTGGTGAATATGATAGGTGTGAACTTTGAGGATGATCATGTCGCTACTGGATTCGGAAACCACCTTGCACGGCCTATTCTTCGTGATGAATGGCGCGAGGACTTGAGTTTCGAAGAGGGTGTCAGGCTTCTGGAGAAATGTATGCGTGTGCTTTTGTATCGTGATAGGTCTGCTGTAAACAAGCTTCAGATAGCTAACATCACCGAAAAAGGTGTAACAATCTCTCAGCCTTACTCCTTGAAGACTTTCTGGGGGTTCTCTGCTTTCCAAAATCCAACAGCAGGTGCTCAAGGATCATGA